The Amycolatopsis sp. DG1A-15b genome window below encodes:
- a CDS encoding ABC transporter ATP-binding protein: MLKDTVIRTRGLRKKYRDTVALDVVDLDVEQGEIFALLGPNGAGKTTLTEILEGFRDRDSGEIDVLGEDPGKASLAWRTRVGVVLQNSQDYAQLTALEVLTHFASFYPDARRPAELIGAVGLSGHEHKRAAQLSGGQRRRLDVALGLVGRPELLFLDEPTTGFDPEVRRQFWDLVTRLREEGTTILLTTHYLDEAEHLADRVGVLSKGALVDVDTPARLGGRHLLEAVVSWTDADGPHEVRSPNPTRTVLELATRFGDDIPGLAVRRPTLEDVYLSMIGATGD, encoded by the coding sequence ATGCTGAAGGACACCGTGATCAGGACGCGCGGCCTGCGGAAGAAGTACCGGGACACCGTGGCGCTCGACGTCGTGGATCTCGATGTCGAACAGGGCGAGATCTTCGCGTTGCTCGGGCCGAACGGCGCCGGAAAGACGACGCTGACCGAGATCCTCGAGGGCTTCCGCGACCGGGACTCCGGGGAGATCGACGTGCTCGGCGAGGACCCCGGCAAGGCGAGCCTCGCCTGGCGCACGCGGGTGGGCGTGGTCCTGCAGAACTCGCAGGACTACGCGCAGCTGACGGCGCTCGAGGTGCTCACGCACTTCGCCTCCTTCTACCCGGACGCGCGGCGCCCGGCCGAGCTGATCGGCGCCGTCGGGCTGAGCGGCCACGAGCACAAGCGGGCCGCGCAGCTGTCCGGCGGCCAGCGGCGGCGGCTCGACGTGGCGCTCGGCCTGGTCGGCCGTCCGGAGCTGCTCTTCCTCGACGAGCCGACCACCGGCTTCGACCCCGAGGTGCGGCGGCAGTTCTGGGACCTGGTGACGCGCCTGCGCGAAGAGGGCACCACGATCCTGCTGACCACGCACTACCTCGACGAGGCCGAGCACCTGGCCGACCGGGTCGGGGTGCTGAGCAAGGGCGCGCTCGTGGACGTCGACACGCCGGCGCGCCTCGGCGGCCGGCACCTGCTCGAGGCGGTCGTGTCCTGGACCGACGCCGACGGTCCGCACGAGGTGCGGAGCCCGAACCCGACGCGGACCGTGCTGGAGCTGGCCACGCGGTTCGGCGACGACATCCCCGGCCTCGCCGTCCGGCGGCCGACCCTCGAAGACGTCTACCTGAGCATGATCGGAGCGACCGGTGACTGA
- a CDS encoding NAD-dependent epimerase/dehydratase family protein: MEIIGRGFMAKNLREHGIDHPRTVILATGVATTTVTSPDDYGKDAAGLYDTLRRCRRTGERLVYLSTASGAMYGAADCPTREDDVVFPPLAYGRHKLAMEAVVAHSGVEHLILRMTNLVGHNQRAHQLLPALVAQVRSGRVRVYERAHRDLLDVEHAISMIDILLTRGVTGQVVNLGSGVAVPIDDIIRHIENRLGRCVEREYCPQPPRTTSAVPVSLAKLTRLIPDVVTRFGLGPTYYQRVLDRYLAAPVLI, encoded by the coding sequence GTGGAGATCATCGGACGCGGTTTCATGGCCAAGAACCTGCGCGAACACGGCATCGACCATCCGCGCACGGTCATCCTCGCCACCGGTGTCGCGACCACGACCGTGACCTCACCGGACGACTACGGCAAGGACGCGGCGGGGTTGTACGACACCCTTCGCCGCTGCCGCCGCACCGGCGAGCGGCTGGTGTACCTGTCGACGGCGTCGGGCGCGATGTACGGCGCGGCCGACTGCCCGACCCGCGAGGACGACGTGGTCTTCCCGCCACTCGCCTACGGCAGGCACAAGCTGGCCATGGAGGCCGTGGTCGCCCACTCCGGGGTGGAGCACCTGATCCTGCGGATGACCAACCTGGTCGGCCACAACCAGCGTGCCCACCAGCTGCTGCCGGCGCTGGTCGCCCAGGTGCGGTCGGGCCGGGTGCGCGTCTACGAGCGCGCGCACCGGGATCTGCTCGACGTCGAGCACGCGATCTCGATGATCGACATCCTGCTGACGCGCGGGGTGACCGGGCAGGTGGTCAACCTCGGGTCCGGGGTGGCGGTGCCGATCGACGACATCATCCGGCACATCGAAAACCGGCTCGGCCGGTGCGTCGAACGCGAGTACTGCCCGCAGCCGCCGCGGACGACTTCGGCGGTGCCGGTCTCGCTGGCGAAGCTGACCCGGCTGATCCCCGACGTGGTGACCCGGTTCGGCCTCGGCCCGACGTACTACCAGCGCGTCCTCGACCGCTACCTGGCGGCGCCGGTCCTGATCTGA
- a CDS encoding class I SAM-dependent methyltransferase, protein MTSEKTVTPDIESLIRAASGRPDEVRARLDALGLARVAELAVAEWTLRLDPPVNPLEIRIGLSVSDGGESADHTWVLRAGEPVRVLPGAHPGCDVRLRYDAADLITELWGPSRGRSSPARAYELATAMDPHFPPRERQPSIAAASATLTAALSARAPDLGALAVRYGSDKWGQTHWFTQHYERHFAPLREEPVRLLEIGVGGYEDEESGGGSLKMWRRYFPRASVFGLDYFDKSRFSGPRLTVVRGDQNDPAQLAALAKEHGPFDIVIDDGSHINEHVLTSFRALFPYVRTGGFYVIEDLWTSYLPGYGGDDRDFGVPTTMLGLLKTLLDDLHHQERDTDGEPSATESGLVGMHVYHNIAFLEKGRNAEGGIPRWMPRAPHW, encoded by the coding sequence GTGACTTCCGAGAAGACCGTTACGCCCGACATCGAATCCCTGATCCGGGCCGCGAGCGGACGCCCGGACGAGGTCCGGGCCCGGCTGGACGCGCTCGGCCTCGCCCGGGTCGCCGAGCTCGCGGTGGCCGAGTGGACGCTGCGGCTCGACCCGCCCGTGAACCCGCTGGAAATCCGCATCGGACTGTCCGTTTCGGACGGAGGGGAGTCCGCGGACCACACGTGGGTGCTGCGGGCCGGCGAGCCGGTGCGCGTGCTGCCGGGAGCGCACCCCGGCTGCGACGTCCGGCTGCGTTACGACGCCGCGGACCTGATCACCGAACTGTGGGGTCCCTCGCGCGGGCGCTCGTCGCCCGCCCGCGCCTACGAACTGGCGACCGCGATGGACCCCCACTTCCCGCCCCGCGAACGCCAGCCCTCCATCGCCGCGGCGTCGGCCACCCTCACCGCGGCGCTGTCGGCGCGGGCCCCGGACCTGGGTGCGCTGGCCGTCCGGTACGGCTCGGACAAGTGGGGCCAGACGCACTGGTTCACCCAGCACTACGAGCGCCATTTCGCGCCGCTGCGCGAGGAACCGGTGCGGTTGCTGGAAATCGGCGTCGGCGGCTACGAGGACGAGGAGTCCGGGGGCGGTTCGCTGAAGATGTGGCGCCGCTACTTCCCGCGGGCCTCGGTGTTCGGGCTCGACTACTTCGACAAGTCCCGGTTCTCCGGACCGCGGCTGACCGTGGTGCGCGGTGACCAGAACGACCCGGCCCAGCTCGCCGCGCTGGCCAAGGAGCACGGCCCGTTCGACATCGTGATCGACGACGGCAGCCACATCAACGAACACGTGCTCACGTCGTTCCGGGCGCTGTTCCCGTACGTGCGCACCGGGGGCTTCTACGTGATCGAGGACCTGTGGACCTCGTACCTGCCGGGCTACGGCGGTGACGACCGCGACTTCGGGGTGCCCACGACGATGCTCGGGTTGCTGAAGACGCTGCTGGACGACCTGCACCACCAGGAGCGTGACACCGACGGCGAGCCGTCGGCGACCGAGTCCGGGCTGGTCGGCATGCACGTCTACCACAACATCGCGTTCCTGGAGAAGGGCCGCAACGCCGAAGGCGGCATCCCGCGGTGGATGCCCCGCGCTCCGCACTGGTGA
- a CDS encoding AMP-binding protein — MTTETLSVLHGPREAYSGGARIEELVVRTAERCGDAVALRWRETEVTYAELVADAEVAASALAAAGVGPGDIVAVRAPRTPRLVAVLLGVLRTGAAYACAPPDWPLDRVRQLIERTGAKLLLSHEPFAGVSTLDIDALPGGAPVPAHGLDGTAPFCVFLTSGSTGVPKAALAPHSGVARTALDRRHGHDGRIVSLQQANPAWDVFAFELWVPLIKGGTAVLHDSGHLSGPQVRARIGEGVTLIAMASTLFNALVDDDVECFAGARVLFVGGERASAAHVKRCLRAHPGLRVVNAYGPVENTVSTTAWSTTDPDFGDEVPIGTPSVNTSVYLLDEDRRIVPAGQTGEIVTVGDGVCFGYVGDEAETAKRFATLALDGVPRRAYFTGDLARLDEAGRLVFVGRRDRQLKVRGVRIEAEEVERIIEAVPGVTAGVVVPLPFDGALKTSLAAFYVGEGVPPELVRKAVAAVLPAGFVPDVVLAVAELPKLPNGKLDLRALAEAAGAGTAASTDDGVGLEATLREVASEVLGYRVGVDDDVFDRGATSLTAIRISTRIGALFGRLVAVPDILAARTPKAIAAAVAAAPALEPGVAGHHDPGPETAYEPDHVPFTVAEFWHAQKQAGHLEEAVVPVIYRVRGAVDRAALGRALDHVVARHEVLRARFAEGGRTPKVRIHPAAELAGLLTDRPAATTADAVRDACVWVMRPFDLGADFPIRAAYYPVSATESVLAVGIHHISFDGWSGQVFAADLVRAYGAFLAGRPGLAEWPASYYRVSAEQWEQYRDRYPLAVYTKQSAMADAPELRFPLPGPRPWGGPAAEVGLDIDEVLLPAVGRAAAAVGGTVMAIFYAAYVLLLRELTGEPSPAVALPTTGRFTEEAGDVIGCLASMVPMRPPAGIDDPAELAAAAARQLQEVMRPPLVPLAAVMPAIPEGHQRHPLLQAYLLQEEMPPAAVRFGDAQAELVRVPPRNALPEITLELWPHPAVGGVLRYRTDAIGEEQARGLADRLIDHVTQVVRALEGKL, encoded by the coding sequence ATGACCACAGAGACGCTGTCCGTGCTGCACGGCCCCCGGGAGGCGTATTCCGGCGGCGCGCGCATCGAAGAGCTGGTCGTGCGCACCGCCGAGCGCTGCGGTGACGCGGTGGCGCTGCGGTGGCGGGAAACCGAAGTGACCTACGCCGAGCTCGTGGCGGACGCCGAGGTGGCGGCCTCGGCGCTGGCGGCGGCCGGGGTCGGCCCGGGTGACATCGTGGCGGTCCGGGCACCGCGTACCCCGCGCCTGGTCGCGGTGCTGCTCGGCGTGCTGCGCACCGGCGCCGCCTACGCCTGTGCACCCCCGGACTGGCCGCTGGACCGGGTGCGGCAGCTGATCGAGCGGACCGGGGCGAAGCTGCTGCTGAGCCACGAGCCGTTCGCCGGTGTGTCCACACTGGACATCGACGCACTGCCGGGCGGGGCACCGGTGCCCGCACACGGACTCGACGGCACGGCGCCGTTCTGCGTGTTCCTGACCTCCGGCAGCACCGGCGTGCCGAAGGCCGCGCTCGCGCCGCACAGCGGCGTCGCCCGCACCGCCCTCGACCGGCGGCACGGGCACGACGGCCGGATCGTCTCGCTGCAGCAGGCGAACCCGGCGTGGGACGTGTTCGCGTTCGAGCTCTGGGTGCCGTTGATCAAGGGCGGCACCGCCGTGCTCCACGACAGCGGGCACCTGAGCGGCCCCCAGGTGCGCGCGCGGATCGGCGAGGGCGTGACGCTCATCGCGATGGCGTCGACGCTGTTCAACGCGCTGGTGGACGACGACGTCGAGTGCTTCGCCGGCGCGCGGGTGCTGTTCGTCGGCGGCGAGCGGGCTTCGGCCGCGCACGTGAAGCGGTGCCTGCGCGCGCATCCCGGCCTGCGGGTGGTCAACGCCTACGGACCCGTGGAGAACACGGTGAGCACCACCGCGTGGTCCACCACGGACCCGGACTTCGGCGACGAAGTTCCGATCGGCACCCCGTCGGTGAACACCTCGGTGTACCTGCTCGACGAGGACCGCCGGATCGTCCCGGCCGGGCAGACCGGCGAGATCGTGACGGTCGGCGACGGCGTGTGCTTCGGGTACGTCGGCGACGAAGCCGAGACAGCGAAGCGGTTCGCCACGCTGGCCTTGGACGGGGTGCCCCGCCGCGCGTACTTCACCGGCGACCTGGCGCGGCTGGACGAAGCGGGCCGGCTGGTGTTCGTCGGCCGTCGCGACCGGCAGCTCAAGGTCCGCGGGGTCCGGATCGAAGCCGAGGAGGTCGAGCGGATCATCGAGGCGGTGCCCGGGGTCACCGCGGGCGTGGTGGTGCCGCTGCCGTTCGACGGAGCGCTGAAGACCAGCCTGGCCGCGTTCTACGTCGGCGAGGGCGTGCCGCCCGAGCTGGTGCGCAAGGCCGTTGCCGCGGTCCTGCCCGCCGGCTTCGTCCCCGACGTCGTCCTCGCCGTGGCCGAGCTGCCCAAGCTGCCCAACGGGAAGCTCGACCTGCGAGCCCTCGCCGAAGCGGCGGGTGCGGGCACCGCGGCGTCCACCGACGACGGCGTGGGCCTCGAAGCCACCCTCCGGGAGGTCGCCTCCGAGGTGCTCGGCTACCGGGTGGGCGTCGACGACGACGTCTTCGACCGGGGCGCCACCTCGCTCACCGCGATCCGCATCTCCACGCGGATCGGCGCGCTGTTCGGCCGGCTGGTCGCGGTGCCCGACATCCTCGCCGCGCGCACCCCGAAGGCCATCGCCGCGGCCGTGGCCGCGGCGCCGGCCCTCGAGCCCGGCGTCGCCGGCCACCACGACCCCGGACCGGAGACCGCGTACGAGCCGGACCACGTCCCGTTCACCGTCGCCGAGTTCTGGCACGCCCAGAAGCAGGCCGGTCACCTCGAGGAAGCCGTCGTGCCGGTGATCTACCGGGTACGCGGCGCCGTCGACCGGGCCGCGCTCGGCCGGGCCCTCGACCACGTCGTCGCCCGGCACGAGGTGCTGCGGGCCCGGTTCGCCGAGGGCGGCCGGACGCCGAAGGTGCGGATCCACCCCGCCGCCGAACTGGCCGGGTTGCTGACCGACCGCCCGGCGGCCACGACGGCGGACGCGGTCCGGGACGCGTGCGTCTGGGTGATGCGCCCGTTCGACCTGGGTGCCGACTTCCCCATCCGGGCCGCGTACTACCCGGTGTCCGCCACCGAATCGGTGCTCGCCGTGGGGATCCACCACATCTCGTTCGACGGGTGGTCCGGCCAGGTCTTCGCCGCGGACCTGGTCCGCGCCTACGGCGCCTTCCTCGCCGGGCGGCCCGGCCTGGCCGAGTGGCCGGCCAGCTACTACCGCGTTTCGGCCGAGCAGTGGGAGCAGTACCGCGACCGGTACCCGCTCGCGGTCTACACCAAGCAGTCGGCCATGGCCGACGCACCGGAGCTGCGCTTCCCGCTGCCCGGCCCCCGGCCGTGGGGCGGTCCGGCGGCCGAGGTCGGCCTCGACATCGACGAGGTGCTGCTGCCGGCGGTCGGCCGGGCCGCCGCCGCGGTCGGCGGCACCGTGATGGCCATCTTCTACGCGGCTTACGTGCTGCTCCTGCGGGAACTGACCGGCGAGCCGTCACCGGCGGTCGCGCTGCCGACCACCGGGCGGTTCACCGAGGAAGCCGGCGACGTCATCGGGTGCCTCGCGAGCATGGTCCCGATGCGCCCGCCCGCCGGGATCGACGACCCGGCCGAGCTCGCCGCGGCGGCCGCGCGGCAGCTGCAGGAGGTGATGCGGCCCCCGCTGGTGCCGCTCGCCGCGGTGATGCCGGCGATCCCCGAGGGCCACCAGCGGCATCCGCTGCTGCAGGCCTACCTGCTGCAGGAGGAGATGCCCCCGGCGGCGGTGCGGTTCGGCGACGCGCAAGCCGAGCTGGTCCGCGTGCCGCCGCGCAACGCCCTGCCGGAGATCACCTTGGAGCTGTGGCCGCACCCGGCCGTCGGCGGGGTGCTGCGGTACCGGACCGACGCGATCGGCGAGGAGCAGGCCCGTGGCCTCGCCGACCGGCTCATCGACCACGTGACGCAGGTCGTCCGTGCCCTGGAGGGAAAACTGTGA
- a CDS encoding nucleotide disphospho-sugar-binding domain-containing protein, with protein MFTLWNWTTHLYPMVPLAWSLRAAGHEVVVATQPGLVPAVRGTGLPAVAVGADVDTAAMMGQYVQRARRHDAQLVEWAQMRRFGPRNCWLGVAAAEAMTGGLHDFARAWQPDLVVFEATTYAGPIVARLLGVPAVRHTWGIDYACLTREFEDEALADLCARWGLPGVEPLGEVTVDPCPPSVQVVAGGPVPGVPEVTRLPMRYVPFNGPGVLPGWLTDPRRGKRICVTWGLSNGRFDKELVVTGRVVEALGGLGAEVVAAVPAAEGEAIEAVAPNVRVVRGLPFHALLPTCDAVVSQGGLGTLLTAVAAGVPQVVVPQRADLILNARQLAAAGAADFVFPGDGFEELLTEKVAAVLAGSLDDGARKLSAELHELPTPNQIAARLPLREAASTAA; from the coding sequence ATGTTCACCTTGTGGAACTGGACGACCCACCTCTACCCGATGGTGCCGCTGGCGTGGTCGTTGCGCGCGGCGGGGCACGAGGTGGTCGTGGCGACCCAGCCGGGACTGGTGCCCGCGGTGCGGGGCACCGGCCTGCCCGCCGTGGCGGTCGGCGCCGACGTCGACACCGCCGCGATGATGGGGCAGTACGTGCAGCGCGCGCGGCGGCACGACGCCCAGCTCGTGGAATGGGCGCAGATGCGCCGGTTCGGGCCGCGCAACTGCTGGCTCGGCGTCGCGGCGGCCGAGGCGATGACCGGCGGGCTCCACGACTTCGCCCGCGCGTGGCAGCCGGACCTGGTGGTGTTCGAGGCGACGACGTACGCCGGGCCGATCGTGGCGCGACTGCTCGGCGTGCCCGCGGTCCGGCACACCTGGGGGATCGACTACGCCTGCCTCACCCGGGAGTTCGAGGACGAAGCACTGGCGGACCTGTGCGCCCGGTGGGGCCTGCCGGGGGTCGAACCGCTGGGCGAGGTCACCGTCGATCCGTGCCCGCCGAGCGTGCAGGTGGTGGCGGGCGGGCCGGTCCCCGGCGTGCCCGAGGTGACCCGGCTGCCCATGCGGTACGTGCCCTTCAACGGCCCCGGGGTGCTGCCCGGCTGGCTGACCGATCCGCGGCGCGGCAAGCGGATCTGCGTCACCTGGGGGTTGTCGAACGGGCGGTTCGACAAGGAGCTCGTCGTCACCGGCCGGGTCGTCGAAGCCCTCGGCGGGCTCGGCGCCGAGGTGGTGGCCGCCGTGCCGGCGGCCGAGGGGGAAGCGATCGAGGCGGTCGCGCCGAACGTGCGGGTCGTGCGGGGACTGCCGTTCCACGCGCTGCTGCCGACCTGCGACGCGGTGGTCTCCCAAGGCGGGCTCGGCACGCTCTTGACGGCGGTCGCCGCCGGGGTACCCCAGGTCGTCGTGCCCCAGCGCGCGGACCTGATCCTCAACGCCCGTCAGCTCGCCGCGGCCGGTGCGGCCGATTTCGTTTTCCCCGGCGACGGTTTCGAGGAGCTCCTGACCGAAAAGGTGGCCGCCGTCCTGGCCGGTTCCCTCGACGACGGCGCCCGGAAGCTTTCGGCCGAGCTGCACGAGCTGCCCACACCGAACCAGATCGCCGCCCGGCTGCCGCTGCGCGAAGCGGCGTCGACCGCCGCTTGA
- a CDS encoding nucleotide disphospho-sugar-binding domain-containing protein — MRVLLTSWAWPTHYFWLTPIAWSLRAAGHEVLVAVPPGAVAGVTRGGLPAVAVGADFDVLPIIEKYYWASPLAEEAAAGELTDWEAARAAGEQPLAVYALIAKVMQDDLVALVRRWQPGLLVFDAVTYAGPLAAAACGVPAVRQIWGVDYSSYLSGFAPRALAAHRAALGLDDLDVHGAATLDPCPPSLQRRDGVRRLFARHLPFNGSGTVPRWLLDPPRRKRICVTWGTIAHVLGERAFGVDKVLGAFAEVDAEVVCAVSPRDRVRLGVLPANVRVAENLPLHLLLPSCDLIVSQGGAGAVASAVTAGVPQVCVPHFGEHVLNSRAIADAGAGELVPLDAATADSVEAAVLRVLGSASHEKAAAALAEEAAAQPALSEVAAGLPELAGVKGSGACG; from the coding sequence GTGCGCGTCCTGCTGACCTCGTGGGCCTGGCCCACGCACTACTTCTGGCTCACGCCGATCGCGTGGTCCCTGCGGGCCGCCGGGCACGAGGTGCTCGTCGCGGTGCCGCCCGGCGCGGTGGCCGGGGTGACGCGCGGAGGTCTGCCGGCCGTCGCCGTCGGAGCCGACTTCGACGTGCTGCCGATCATCGAGAAGTACTACTGGGCCTCCCCGCTGGCCGAGGAGGCCGCGGCGGGCGAGCTGACCGACTGGGAGGCCGCCCGCGCGGCGGGTGAACAGCCGCTGGCGGTCTACGCGCTCATCGCGAAGGTCATGCAGGACGACCTGGTCGCGCTCGTCCGCCGGTGGCAACCCGGCCTCCTGGTGTTCGACGCGGTCACCTACGCCGGGCCGCTCGCCGCGGCCGCGTGCGGAGTGCCCGCGGTGCGCCAGATCTGGGGCGTGGACTACAGCTCGTACCTCAGCGGGTTCGCGCCGCGGGCGCTCGCCGCCCACCGGGCCGCGCTCGGCCTCGACGACCTCGACGTGCACGGGGCGGCCACGCTGGACCCGTGCCCGCCGAGCCTGCAGCGCCGCGACGGCGTGCGCCGGCTCTTCGCCCGGCACCTGCCGTTCAACGGCTCCGGCACCGTCCCGCGCTGGCTGCTCGACCCCCCGCGCCGCAAGCGGATCTGCGTCACCTGGGGCACCATCGCGCACGTGCTCGGCGAGCGCGCGTTCGGCGTGGACAAGGTGCTGGGCGCCTTCGCCGAGGTCGACGCCGAGGTCGTCTGCGCGGTGTCGCCCCGGGACCGCGTGCGGCTCGGCGTGCTCCCGGCGAACGTCCGGGTGGCCGAGAACCTGCCGCTGCACCTGCTGCTGCCCAGCTGCGACCTGATCGTCTCCCAAGGCGGCGCCGGCGCGGTCGCGTCGGCCGTCACGGCGGGCGTGCCGCAGGTGTGCGTGCCGCATTTCGGCGAGCACGTGCTCAACAGCCGGGCGATCGCGGACGCCGGCGCGGGCGAGCTGGTCCCGCTCGACGCCGCGACCGCGGATTCCGTGGAGGCCGCCGTGCTGCGGGTGCTCGGTTCGGCGTCGCACGAGAAGGCCGCGGCGGCGCTGGCCGAGGAGGCCGCCGCGCAGCCGGCACTGTCCGAAGTGGCCGCCGGGTTGCCGGAACTGGCCGGGGTGAAAGGGAGCGGCGCGTGCGGGTGA
- a CDS encoding glycosyltransferase: MRLLFVSWAWPSHLFPMVPTAWGLRLAGHEVVLACPPSLVPVAARTGLPVARIGADVDLAPRMKSFMDGAKPRRERRTPLDMFVPVADAMAGDLLRFARDWRADVIVHDPTTYAAPAVAAALGVPSVRHLWGVDFTYPLRMFEETAFAGLYERLGAGACVVSGDTPTLDPCPPGLQLPVEYTPVRMAYRPYNGTAVYERTLLDCRAVPRLCVTWGTTSGKFGAAGSLPGLVFAAAADLGLDVVFATSGAEAFGPEYPKTWQTVVMQPLNLVLPGCDLVVHPGGSGSALTTVLAGLPQVCLPLIPDQETNAAQLAGAGAGARVGAADATVEAIRDVLAELLADPSFTEAAAALREESRALPDPAAAGAGLLAAVGG; encoded by the coding sequence ATGCGTTTGCTGTTCGTGTCGTGGGCCTGGCCCTCGCACCTGTTCCCGATGGTCCCGACGGCGTGGGGACTGCGGCTCGCCGGGCACGAGGTCGTGCTCGCCTGCCCGCCGTCGCTGGTGCCGGTGGCGGCCCGGACCGGGCTGCCGGTGGCCCGGATCGGCGCCGACGTCGACCTCGCGCCGCGGATGAAGTCCTTCATGGACGGTGCGAAACCGCGCCGGGAGCGGCGGACCCCGCTCGACATGTTCGTCCCGGTCGCCGACGCCATGGCCGGCGACCTGCTCCGGTTCGCCCGCGACTGGCGCGCGGACGTCATCGTGCACGACCCGACGACCTACGCCGCCCCCGCCGTCGCCGCCGCGCTCGGCGTGCCTTCCGTGCGGCACCTGTGGGGCGTCGACTTCACCTACCCGCTGCGGATGTTCGAGGAAACCGCCTTCGCCGGCCTGTACGAACGCCTCGGCGCCGGCGCGTGCGTGGTCAGCGGGGACACCCCGACGCTCGACCCGTGCCCGCCGGGCCTGCAGCTGCCGGTGGAGTACACCCCGGTGCGGATGGCCTACCGGCCCTACAACGGCACCGCGGTCTACGAGCGCACGCTTCTGGACTGCCGAGCGGTGCCCCGGCTGTGCGTCACCTGGGGGACGACCAGCGGGAAGTTCGGCGCGGCCGGCTCGCTCCCCGGGCTCGTCTTCGCCGCCGCCGCCGACCTGGGCCTCGACGTCGTGTTCGCGACCTCGGGCGCCGAGGCGTTCGGCCCGGAGTACCCCAAGACCTGGCAGACCGTCGTGATGCAACCGCTCAACCTGGTGCTGCCGGGCTGCGACCTGGTGGTCCACCCCGGGGGATCGGGCAGTGCCCTCACCACCGTGCTCGCCGGGTTGCCGCAGGTGTGCCTGCCGCTCATCCCGGACCAGGAGACGAACGCGGCCCAGCTGGCCGGCGCCGGTGCCGGGGCGCGGGTCGGCGCCGCCGACGCGACGGTCGAAGCGATCCGGGACGTCCTCGCCGAGCTCCTGGCCGACCCCTCGTTCACCGAGGCCGCGGCCGCGCTGCGCGAGGAGTCCCGCGCGTTGCCGGACCCGGCCGCGGCGGGCGCCGGGCTGCTCGCCGCGGTGGGAGGCTGA
- a CDS encoding nucleotide disphospho-sugar-binding domain-containing protein, protein MRVLLVSWAWPSHVRPLVPIGWAFRAAGHDVRFATQPRLTGAVTGAGLPAVSVGGGGDHTALLARAMRPIRPAPDAGPAPGRGTGKRLGLSVALAEDMAGDLEAFCRSWAPDLVLYEPTTYAAPLVAAKLGLPHVRVLWGVDFHSPARAFENLAFAELCGKLGIGGFDSAGTVTVDPCPPSLQVEVPGRVLRTRYVPYNGTGAVPGWLWTEPRHPRVVLTWGVSPQFKGPEEWAAAARRMRALVAAIARPDLDLVVAVPSTDALGADLPDGVRLVENLPLHLVLPSSAVLISRGGAGSMMTGVAAGVRQVVVPEYFPDLVPAQRLAATGAGALVEDDDPEAVRAALDAVLADEAAAGAARRLRSEVAAQATLDETVGELRTLAGSR, encoded by the coding sequence GTGCGCGTGCTGCTGGTGTCGTGGGCCTGGCCGTCCCATGTGCGGCCCCTGGTCCCGATCGGGTGGGCCTTCCGCGCGGCGGGACACGACGTCAGGTTCGCCACGCAGCCCCGGCTGACCGGCGCGGTGACCGGCGCGGGCCTGCCCGCGGTGTCCGTGGGCGGTGGCGGCGACCACACCGCGTTGCTGGCCCGCGCCATGCGCCCGATCCGGCCGGCCCCGGATGCCGGGCCCGCCCCGGGCCGCGGCACCGGCAAGCGGCTCGGCCTGTCGGTCGCGCTCGCCGAAGACATGGCAGGCGACCTCGAGGCGTTCTGCCGCAGCTGGGCGCCGGACCTCGTGCTCTACGAGCCGACGACCTACGCCGCGCCCCTGGTGGCCGCGAAACTCGGCTTGCCGCACGTGCGCGTGCTGTGGGGCGTCGACTTCCATTCCCCGGCCCGGGCCTTCGAAAACCTGGCCTTCGCCGAGCTGTGCGGGAAACTGGGGATCGGCGGCTTCGACTCGGCCGGCACCGTCACCGTGGACCCGTGCCCGCCGTCGTTGCAGGTCGAAGTGCCCGGCCGCGTCCTGCGCACGAGGTACGTGCCCTACAACGGGACCGGCGCCGTGCCGGGCTGGCTGTGGACCGAGCCACGCCACCCCCGGGTGGTGCTCACCTGGGGCGTCTCACCGCAGTTCAAGGGACCGGAGGAATGGGCCGCCGCGGCGCGGCGGATGCGGGCGCTCGTGGCGGCGATCGCCCGGCCGGACCTCGACCTGGTGGTCGCGGTGCCGAGCACGGACGCCCTCGGCGCGGACCTGCCCGACGGCGTCCGCCTGGTCGAAAACCTGCCGTTGCACCTGGTGCTGCCGAGCAGCGCGGTGCTGATCTCCCGCGGCGGCGCCGGATCCATGATGACCGGTGTCGCGGCCGGCGTGCGGCAGGTCGTGGTGCCCGAGTACTTCCCGGATCTCGTGCCGGCCCAGCGGCTGGCCGCCACCGGCGCCGGTGCCCTGGTCGAAGACGACGACCCGGAGGCGGTGCGGGCGGCACTGGACGCGGTCCTCGCCGACGAGGCGGCCGCCGGTGCCGCCCGGCGGCTGCGGTCCGAGGTGGCCGCGCAGGCCACGCTCGACGAGACGGTCGGCGAACTGCGCACGCTGGCCGGCAGCCGGTGA